In one Gossypium hirsutum isolate 1008001.06 chromosome D09, Gossypium_hirsutum_v2.1, whole genome shotgun sequence genomic region, the following are encoded:
- the LOC107891726 gene encoding phospholipid:diacylglycerol acyltransferase 1: protein MSSLRRRKPINESSDSKHNEEEEDEDHDDVDADGDDDVNGKNKKTPSKIKKKRGEKPPKQPKWSCMDTCCWFIGCICIIWWLLLFLYNAMPASFPQYVTEAITGPLPDPPGVKLKKEGLEAKHPVVFVPGIVTGGLELWEGRECAEGLFRKRLWGGTFGEVYKRPLCWVEHMSLDNETGLDPCGIRVRPVSGLVAADYFAPGYFVWAVLIANLARIGYEDKTMYMAAYDWRLSFQNTEVRDQTLSRIKSNIELLVATNGGRKVVVIPHSMGVLYFLHFMKWVEAPAPMGGGGGPDWCSKHIKAVVNIGGPFLGVPKAIAGLFSAEAKDIAVARALAPGFLDNDIFQFQTLQHVMRMSRTWDSTMSMIPRGGNTIWGGLDWSPEEGNSCAKKREKKNETQIADQAGSENAVCKAKSANYGRIISFGKDVAEAPSSDIERIDFRGAIKGHSAANTTCRDVWTEYHDMGFAGIKAVAEYKTYTADSLVDLLHFVAPKMMARGTAHFSYGVADNLDDPQYKHYKYWSNPLETRLPNAPDMEIYSLYGVGLPTERAYVYKLSPHAECSIPFKIDTSADDEDTCLRDGVYSVDGDETVPVLSAGFMCAKGWRGKTRFNPSGIRTYIREYNHLPPANLLEGRGTLSGAHVDIMGNFALIEDVIRIAAGASGEELGGDQVYSKIFNWSEKINLRLDEEIPVHSSR from the exons ATGTCTTCACTTAGAAGAAGAAAACCCATAAATGAATCTTCAGATTCAAAGcataatgaagaagaagaagacgaagATCATGATGATGTTGATGcggatggtgatgatgatgttaATGGCAAAAACAAGAAAACCCCATCAAAGATCAAGAAGAAACGTGGTGAGAAACCACCAAAACAACCCAAGTGGTCATGTATGGACACTTGCTGTTGGTTCATTGGTTGTATATGTATAATCTGGTGGCTCCTCTTGTTCCTTTACAATGCAATGCCGGCTTCATTCCCTCAGTATGTAACGGAAGCAATAACGGGTCCTTTACCCGACCCGCCTGGTGTTAAGCTCAAGAAAGAAGGGTTGGAAGCTAAGCACCCAGTGGTGTTTGTGCCTGGGATTGTCACTGGTGGACTTGAACTATGGGAAGGCCGTGAGTGTGCTGAAGGCTTGTTTAGGAAACGCCTTTGGGGTGGTACTTTTGGTGAAGTCTATAAAAG ACCTCTATGCTGGGTGGAGCACATGTCATTGGATAATGAAACCGGATTAGATCCTTGTGGTATAAGAGTAAGGCCTGTCTCTGGCCTAGTGGCTGCAGATTACTTCGCTCCTGGATATTTTGTGTGGGCAGTTCTGATTGCTAACTTGGCTCGGATTGGATATGAGGATAAAACCATGTACATGGCTGCTTACGATTGGAGACTCTCATTTCAAAACACCGAG GTACGTGATCAAACACTGAGCCGTATTAAGAGTAATATTGAACTGTTGGTTGCTACAAATGGAGGGAGAAAAGTTGTAGTCATTCCACATTCGATGGGAGTTCTGTATTTCCTACACTTTATGAAGTGGGTTGAAGCACCTGCTCCGATGGGTGGTGGTGGTGGGCCAGATTGGTGTTCTAAGCATATTAAAGCCGTTGTTAACATTGGTGGGCCATTTCTCGGCGTTCCGAAAGCTATTGCTGGGCTTTTCTCGGCTGAAGCAAAGGATATTGCAGTTGCCAG GGCTCTTGCACCCGGTTTTTTGGATAATGATATATTTCAGTTCCAAACATTGCAACATGTGATGAGAATGAGCCGGACTTGGGATTCGACCATGTCGATGATACCGAGAGGTGGGAATACAATATGGGGTGGTCTAGACTGGTCACCGGAGGAAGGAAATTCTTGTGccaagaagagagaaaagaagaatgaGACTCAGATTGCCGACCAAGCTGGTTCCGAAAATGCGGTTTGTAAAGCTAAAAGTGCAAATTATGGAAGGATTATATCCTTTGGAAAAGATGTCGCGGAGGCACCTTCATCCGACATTGAGAGAATTGACTTCAGG GGTGCTATTAAGGGTCATAGTGCTGCAAACACGACTTGTAGAGACGTGTGGACGGAATACCATGACATGGGATTTGCTGGTATCAAAGCCGTTGCAGAGTATAAAACTTACACTGCTGATTCACTTGTTGACCTGCTTCATTTTGTTGCTCCAAAAATGATGGCTCGTGGTACCGCCCATTTCTCCTATGGAGTTGCGGACAATTTGGACGATCCCCAGTATAAACACTACAAGTATTGGTCAAACCCTTTGGAAACGAG GTTGCCGAACGCACCGGATATGGAAATCTATTCTCTGTATGGAGTTGGCCTACCAACTGAACGAGCATATGTGTACAAGTTATCACCGCATGCCGAGTGTAGTATTCCGTTTAAGATCGATACATCTGCCGATGATGAAGATACCTGCCTGAGGGACGGTGTGTATTCCGTGGATGGGGACGAGACAGTACCTGTTTTAAGTGCAGGTTTCATGTGCGCTAAAGGCTGGCGTGGTAAGACCCGATTTAATCCCTCCGGAATTCGAACATACATTAGGGAATACAATCATTTGCCTCCGGCCAACCTATTGGAAGGCCGTGGCACCCTTAGCGGTGCTCATGTCGATATCATGGGAAACTTTGCATTGATCGAAGATGTTATAAGGATTGCTGCTGGGGCTTCCGGTGAAGAACTAGGAGGGGATCAAGTTTATTCAAAGATCTTTAACTGGTCCGAGAAGATCAACTTGCGACTG GATGAGGAGATTCCGGTACATTCGTCCAGGTGA